In Juglans regia cultivar Chandler chromosome 5, Walnut 2.0, whole genome shotgun sequence, the following are encoded in one genomic region:
- the LOC109020929 gene encoding uncharacterized protein LOC109020929, with amino-acid sequence MNDQSQMMNQQPSQMLNQMISQPPPPQIQMMAQSQAQQPQIMMMNQSKQQSQPLPMLNRGYNKVWPQHASMDHPSNKFHSSSSLKPNYTAALKPGRSNWKGKKVPDKHKNPRRMEKSMSIPMPMPNPAITGPSGSGGGYKPPALYELQSQNRFKSRKFHQKKKYNNRVAPYAPRNTTSFIIRAKKTGGIADLVSPCPVTPAVLPTPIFSPSREVLGDMAKEEWGVDGYGSMKGLIRLRSPGGNEHEEEEEDENGGSSESDVEEHVEVERRLDHDLSRFEMIYPNYSGFEYHNVLENRVDDQDSHIAQLEEENLTLKERLFLMERELGDLRRRLQFLERQNQVMGDVNEEVVENGSENESEGGLDAPALMGFENNADMEYVPGKGVKERTTDNENDVASGNEGVSGVCMEEFEERNELLPKEVIADENKPKGEQIVKENVVKDADMRTESVRNEVIAVENDAKNEERRNELLPNEAAIAEEVKVEKVANKFVSDVELTSVNDGTGIEKAMDKIVVGENEFTNEELRNVFSEKSIGDGD; translated from the coding sequence ATGAACGATCAGTCACAGATGATGAATCAGCAGCCTTCGCAGATGTTGAACCAGATGATCAGCCAGCCCCCGCCTCCCCAGATTCAGATGATGGCTCAGTCCCAAGCTCAGCAGCCTCAGATTATGATGATGAACCAGTCTAAGCAGCAGTCGCAGCCTCTGCCCATGTTGAACCGGGGATACAACAAAGTGTGGCCCCAACACGCTTCGATGGATCATCCTAGCAATAAGTTTCAtagttcttcttctttgaaGCCCAATTACACGGCGGCTTTAAAGCCTGGTCGAAGCAATTGGAAGGGCAAGAAGGTGCCTGATAAGCACAAGAATCCGAGACGGATGGAGAAATCAATGTCAATTCCCATGCCGATGCCAAACCCGGCGATAACCGGTCCGAGTGGTAGTGGGGGAGGGTACAAACCCCCGGCTCTTTACGAATTGCAGTCCCAGAATAGATTTAAATCCCGGAAATTCCACCAGAAGAAGAAGTATAACAATCGGGTTGCGCCTTATGCGCCTAGGAACACGACGTCGTTTATAATCAGGGCAAAGAAGACTGGTGGGATTGCTGATCTGGTGTCCCCGTGTCCTGTGACGCCGGCGGTGCTCCCTACGCCAATATTCTCCCCCTCGAGGGAAGTGTTGGGGGATATGGCAAAGGAGGAGTGGGGTGTTGATGGGTATGGGTCAATGAAAGGGTTGATTCGACTTCGGTCACCGGGTGGGAATGAACacgaggaagaggaagaggacgaGAATGGTGGGTCGAGTGAGAGTGATGTGGAGGAGCACGTGGAAGTGGAGAGGAGGTTGGACCATGACTTGAGCCGCTTCGAGATGATATATCCAAATTACAGTGGGTTTGAGTACCATAATGTTTTGGAGAATAGGGTTGATGATCAGGATTCACATATAGCGCAGTTGGAGGAGGAGAATTTGACGTTGAAGGAGAGGCTTTTCTTGATGGAGAGAGAGCTGGGGGACTTGAGGAGGAGGTTGCAATTCCTAGAGAGACAGAACCAAGTGATGGGGGATGTGAATGAGGAGGTGGTGGAGAATGGGTCTGAAAACGAAAGCGAGGGGGGGTTGGATGCCCCAGCTTTAATGGGTTTCGAGAATAATGCAGACATGGAGTATGTGCCTGGAAAGGGAGTGAAGGAAAGAACTACTGATAATGAGAATGATGTGGCATCGGGTAATGAGGGTGTAAGCGGTGTTTGTATGGAAGAGTTTGAAGAAAGGAATGAGCTTCTACCGAAAGAAGTGATTGCCGATGAAAATAAGCCTAAAGGTGAACAAATTGTGAAGGAAAATGTGGTAAAGGATGCGGATATGAGGACTGAGTCTGTAAGGAATGAAGTCATTGCAGTTGAGAATGACGCCAAGAATGAAGAACGAAGGAACGAGTTATTACCAAATGAAGCCGCCATTGCAGAGGAGGTCAAAGTTGAAAAGGTTGCAAATAAATTTGTGTCTGATGTAGAATTGACTTCGGTCAACGATGGGACTGGAATTGAGAAGGCAATGGATAAGATTGTTGTGGGGGAGAACGAGTTCACGAATGAGGAACTGAGGAATGTGTTCTCAGAGAAGAGCATTGGCGACGGTGACTAG
- the LOC109020932 gene encoding probable plastid-lipid-associated protein 12, chloroplastic, whose amino-acid sequence MALKVYTTNLGFQWNPTPTFSPMFKTRNLRYKSTKLFDSSYSSIRRNVTVNGSNVVDEQQQVSFNEQENKLIEALIGIQGRGRSASTQQLSDVDRAVQVLEGFEGVPDPTSSSLIEGRWQLMFTTRPQTASPIQRTFVGVDFFSVFQEVYLRTNDPRVSNIIKFSDVIGELKVEAAASIKDGKRILFQFDRAAFSFKFLPFKVPYPVPFRLLGDEAKGWLDTTYLSPSGDLRVSRGNKGTTFVLQKKTVPRQRLISAISTGTGVREAIDEFISLHQNLSRDETELQEGEWQMIWSSQIETDSWIENAANGLMGKQIVKENGQIKFLVDIFLGLRFSMLGKFVKSGKNVYELTMDDAVILGGPFGYPIEMESKFNLELLYSDDKIRISRGYNNIVFVHLRTDGSSKK is encoded by the exons ATGGCTCTCAAAGTCTATACAACAAATCTAGGATTTCAATGGAACCCAACACCCACATTCTCACCCATGTTCAAGACAAGAAATCTTCGGTACAAAAGTACTAAGCTCTTCGACTCCTCCTATAGCAGTATTCGCAGAAATGTTACTGTTAATGGATCTAATGTTGTGGACGAGCAGCAACAGGTTTCATTCAACGAACAAGAAAACAAGCTCATTGAAGCGCTTATTGGGATCCAGGGCCGAGGCCGCTCTGCTTCTACTCAACAACTCAGT GATGTTGATCGTGCCGTGCAAGTTCTAGAAGGTTTTGAAGGCGTGCCTGATCCG ACAAGCTCTAGTTTGATTGAAGGTCGGTGGCAACTGATGTTTACAACTAGACCTCAAACAGCATCTCCAATTCAG AGAACGTTTGTGGGGGTTGACTTCTTTAGCGTGTTTCAAGAGGTTTACCTTCGGACGAATGATCCGCGTGTAtccaatatcataaaattcTCTGATGTAATAGGTGAGCTGAAAGTAGAG GCAGCAGCATCAATTAAAGATGGTAAACGAATACTTTTCCAGTTTGATCGAGCAgccttttcttttaagtttttaccCTTTAAGGTTCCATATCCAGTGCCTTTTAGACTTCTTGGAGATGAAGCAAAGGGTTGGTTGGATACCACGTACCTGTCCCCTTCTGGAGACCTCCGTGTCTCAAGAGGAAATAAG GGCACCACATTCGTCCTGCAAAAGAAGACTGTACCAAGGCAAAGATTGATATCAGCCATTTCCACGGGTACAGGAGTTAGAGAG GCAATCGATGAGTTTATCTCCTTGCATCAGAATCTAAGTAGAGATGAAACTGAACTCCAAGAAggtgaatggcaaatgatatggAGTTCACAG ATAGAGACAGATAGTTGGATAGAGAATGCTGCCAACGGTCTTATGGGTAAGCAG ATTGTCAAGGAAAATGGACAAATAAAGTTTCTGGTTGACATCTTCCTGGGGCTCAGATTCTCCATGCTTGGTAAATTTGT GAAATCTGGCAAAAACGTATATGAACTTACAATGGACGATGCTGTAATACTTGGCGGCCCCTTTGGATATCCTATAGAGATGGAAAGCAAGTTTAACTTGGAGCTACT ATATAGCGACGACAAGATCAGAATAAGCCGGGGGTACAACaacattgtttttgtgcatTTAAGGACAGATGGATCGAGCAAGAAATAA